The sequence below is a genomic window from Cicer arietinum cultivar CDC Frontier isolate Library 1 chromosome 6, Cicar.CDCFrontier_v2.0, whole genome shotgun sequence.
ATCTGTCCTGATAGTGTCAGACACTAGACACCACAGTGACACTGTCGCATAGATaccaataataatttagaaaaagTGTAACTGTAGATGTGTCATGTCGGTGTTAGACACTGATGCATGGATATGTCTTCAATCTGAGGTATCGGTGCTACATAAGATGTTTTCAATGCTAAATTTTTGAGATTAGCaaacaaaatgaaaacaatGTGAAATATTTGTAAGTGAAAAGAATATAGAAAATGGAAACCGAAAAATGTTGTTTGAAATCGAACCGACTATTTGTGATTGTTTATTTTTACCATTATGTGATCAGGATATACCTGCCGGAAAACCAGTCCAGTACAAGTTCATACTAAAAGGAATAGAAGGTGATATTATTTGGCAGCCAGGGTTAGATCGAATTATTCACACATGGGAAACTATGAACAGAATAATTGTTTGTGAGGATTGGGAGAATGCAGAACTTCAGAAAATAATAGAAGAAGATAGACTTTTTCAACCAAATGAGGAACTTCAGATTCTATCAGAAGTGTCAACTTCTACCGAAATTTCGGATAATTCTCGAGATGAAATGGAATTCAATGTATCCAACATATCCGGCATTGAAGATACACAAATTCACGAAGAGGAGAAACCGATTGTTGAACAAGTCATGCAGCAAAACAGTGATGACAGTACTTCTTCATCAACTGAGAAACCAATGGCTATTATTGCGGAAAACATAGGTTCCTCAGAGGATCTCATGGAAAGTACAACTCATGGAACGTATAAAAGGAATGCGGTTCAAAAGAGTGAAGAATCTGCGGATGGTCGACAAAATGGTTATATTATACATGATATTGAATACAATGGAAATGCGGCCGCACTAAACAATCTGGAAGGAACGACTGTGGAGGGAAGCTTATTCGATTTTGAAGGAGGTCCGGTTCTTGTACCTGGCTTAATACCGCCGACTGAAGAAGGAGCTGGTTCAGGTgaagttgaagaagaagaagaagaagaagaagaagaagaagaagaagaaaagactGCCATAGCCATAGACCCTTCAATCGAACCTTTTGAAACTCAAGTTCAGAATATACCAGAGGTAACCGCTTGATGAGTATGACGTTTACCTTTCGAAATTGCTTGACTCCATTTCTTTAAAAGCTCACCGGAGTATGTAAACCACTTAGTGAAGTCTGATTAGATAGTTATCCGAAGcatcttgtttttttttgtatcaTCATCTATGTTTATTAACAATGGAGTGAGTTTTTTCCATTTCTATGCTTATCAGCTTGTTACTTAGATATATAACCAATGCATCCCATGGAAAAAAAGGGAGGAGAAAAAATTGTTTCCAATTTGACTGTTATAATTGATGAAACATATCTTAGCCTCTATATTTAAGAGGATTTGAATTGTGTGCAGTCACAATCTTGTGCAATCAAGCATTGAGTCACATTGGTGGCCGTTGTATCAAGATCATATTGTCTAAAATTTAAtgcataatttatttaaaaaaaaactaaaataccgAGGTTGATATCTGAACCGTTTGATCTTGATCTAACTGCCACCGATGTGGTTGACCGCGTGATTGAACGAGATTGTGACTGCTCACAGTCCAAATCCTAACAATTAGGGTAAACAAAGAGCCAAGCTATTATTGTGAAAGATGTTACCATGGCCTTTTGGCTGTGTTGAATAATACAAAGCCATAATAACAAACAATTTATTGTAGTAAGAAACATGCAGGCAAGATTCTAAATCATGGCTGCGATCACGATCTTTGATATTGCAAAGCATTGCATTCAAATGTGGTTGATGCATGCAGTCTCAATTGCAGTTGCAAAGATATCAATAACTTTGATGTCATAGCCTAGATCGCAGTCGGAGACCTTTTTCTAAAACCCAGCAGACATGTTTCAAAGACATAACAAGCATTCCATCTTGCACATTTTTCAAAGCAATGTGTAAACTtgcacatttttttaatatatgatgATGATGCTATTGTTGATGTTTCTTCAATGGTTTTTTTCATGTGCTTCAACTGAAAATGCTCAGTTCAGTAAGGATGAAGAATCAGAAGATGCAACACAACAAGAGATAACTACAACAATCAATGATGAGCTGATTTCCTATGAAGAGCAGTTTCATTTAGCACCAACAATGGAAGAAGGGTCAAACTCACATCCAATTCATGGTAATGCATTGCAAAATGACATCAACTGGGGCCGCGAAACCGTAAAGAAGTTTCTAACAAAATTTGGATTGCTTTGATGTCAACTTTTTACAGAACAGCTACTAGGAGAAACTTGTTCACTGAAAATGATCATGAGTTATGTGATTGTTCTCATCTTCTTGCCTAAATTTTTATTGGCCTGGAAAAGATGGATAAGAGCTCAAGGTGTTTCGTGGCAATGATTAATGATTGTGgctgtattttaaaaataacttcataGTACGGACTCTAATTCGATCTCAGTAAAATTAGTTTAAAGTGATAATACATGTCTCCTTTTAACTAATGTGTTTTAATTTTACTATGTTATCTTGTTATTTGGATTGTATTATTCTTTCAGTTTTGGCCATTTTTGTATAGTTCTTGGAGTTTCATGGGAGATAGAAGAAGCTATTGTTATGTAGTGCAATATTGCATAACTGGTTTGTAAAAGTATTGTAATAAACTACGAAATGCATTTGTTGTTATTTCCTATTTAGTACTTACTGCATTTCATTTCAAATAGTAGATTTAGTTACCGAATATATTATTGAGTTGAGTTGTAAATTATCAACTACAAAATTTTTAGGATAAAATAGCGTAGACAAATTGTATTGGAGTTTTACTGCACTGTACAAAATTGGATTTTGGAGGTGTTTTAGGTGTGATTTTCAACTTAGCAGAGTACTCTATTTATAGAAGAGGAGTTCTACCATTGATGGAGAGAAATAAGTGCGGTCTAATTGATCGGATTTACATAACGTGCAAAACTCTAGGTTTGGACTAGATTAGCAAAACTAATGTGTGAAATTTAGGAAAGGAAAAGGAATTGATTGGATCAATTGATGACCGTAGACTCGATGAAATGCAGAGAAGTGTATACGACATAACATCAGGGAGAAAAATGCACAcaggttaaaaaataaatatttttaatttttattttctgatATTAAAAAGTAATACATCCAATCTCGGCCAAGGTGGACGGCGGCGTGTATGTGGTGGTTGATTTGCGTGTGATCTCACCCTTTCATAAAATTGGACCCCTTGAGGTACATCCCAATTGGTATACATTCATTCACCTTATAAACActacttgaaaaaaaaagtaacggATCAAAAGAGTAATTTAGCAAAAAAATAATCACATGCGGCATAttccaaataatattttaatactatGATATCTCTATGAAACACTTATCGAAGATTTCCttttttttagtcaaataaAAAGAGTGCAAAAGCATCATGTGAATGTCAATACATTCCAACTATGTTGACATCTCAAGACAATCGTATATCATTTGTAGCAGCCTTAAAATATATCCAATGAGAAAAATGAAAAGCTACAAAAAAATTGGGGGGACTAGGCCAAAACCAACGTAAATAGCCAAGGgcaaaaataacattttcctcattaaaaaccttattagaaaaattcaaagagatatagcattggtgaaagaaaaagaGTGCAAAGCAAATTAAATTCTAAACCCTTGAAAAACATTAGCAAAAACGATAATATGGAAGCCCTAACCTATTATGGTTATAAGATTAAGAAAGCAAGAAGGAAAAGTATCCCACTAAATAAAGTCATTATGCAAAAGGCCTAAGGTAGCAATCTTGTCTACACAACGATTGTCTTCTATGAAGGTATGAGAAATAATAAAGCGCATATTTTTTGTCATGTCAACACAGTTCTACCACTTGTTTCTTAACCTTCAAAGAACAATGTCGTGATTTTTAAAAGCAAAAGTTTTCAATTTAGAGTATGTTTCCAACAAAATATATAGccatttttaaaagttatttcaaTTGCATGCATAACCTCAATGAGTTCCACATGAAAAGCAATGGAGATGTTTAAGTTTTGAGCAAAACAAtccaccacaacaacattactATATCTAAATATGCCCTCAGAAGCAGCAGATGCAAGACAGTCTTTTGTTGTGCTGTCATTTTGCATTTGATCCAAGAAATAATGGGAGGGTGCCAAATAACCTCTTTAATCTGAGAAGTATAGGGAGTATAAATTACAACAGAAAAAACTTTTAGGATCACAAATTAAtctatgaaagaaaaaaaggtaCCAATTGAGTGATTTTCGGCCAGAGAAATATGGAGCTCACAATAAGAGAGGTTGACTTCCAAAAAATCAACTTGGTATCAAACCTCTTTTTATTTATGCAAAATCAAATCACATCAATTAAGTTGACAATAACACTGATAACAACACTCTTACATTGAAGGGATCAAAATCTTGTAATTATGTCCAACGCATTATTGATAGAAGAAGTGTCGACCGTAAAGATAATAATTGAGGCACCAAGTCCAAATATTTTTCGCACACGAAAAGATGTTGATTAGTTTCCATTGTCGCATAAGTTACATTGATAGACAATATTGCAACCTCTAGCACACAAATTCTCATATGTGAAAACTTTTTAATTGAGTCATGACTTaaagacaaattttttattcccataaaaataacattatttaataataaaaatattttataaattaataataatgaaatgaaaattaGATGTTGATGTGCCCTCATATTTTCCAATTCACTAATATCACATCATTGCtatgtcattaattatttacatataataaaaaatagaagggGCATAGTACAACTCCCATACCATGCAAAACAAGAGACCAAAAATTGGAATTTAAAAATGGAGGAACTAAAAGATAATTTTggacaaaataaaaagattaaaagtatatttatatctatataatatttatatatagaatatatatcatatttttttgtagATATCTCGTCATGacataataaaatgtcatatttaaatgataaaattattcttctgaaacaactatatatttatttttcaaattaatttataatatatttaaattttataaattagcaaaaatactataaagaattaaataaatcatgagatgattttatattttaaaacgtCCATCGACACCTCCTAAATAGacaattttatatatagaaaaatcacgaataataaaataattctattttaaatgttaaattaaatatggtATATATTATTCATAAATGACACAGCTATTattgtaataatattatatattttaaaatttaaaatttatatttatatttttataattttgaatagtaattttcttttaaatataataattcaatagATTTTTAATCTGTTAAATTATACAAAACAATAAATCTATGGGATAAAATCatccatattttcaaaaattaattattaatatttttcttatgttATCTTGCAGTTTCTTACCGAgctttttttctaaaataaaataaaataaaataaaatattgaattgaatgGAAGCATGATATAATAACTTATATCTTATTATCTTACTTATTATCGTCATTGATCAaacatatcatttatttatttctacGACCTTATTATCCACAATTATAAgtctcatttaaaaaaatggtaAGTAATAAATATAAGCCTAACGTTTTAGATTAAAGTGAATAAtgactaaaaaattaaagtgaatTAAAGAAATCAACCTTAACCTactaaaaaagaataaaatttaaagttgaCTTCTTTATTTCACTTATAATTAAGCTTCACTCATTAAAAGAATTTTGCTACTCTCCCATAAAGGTTAACCGTACCCTTAATTAACCTCCTAATTAATTCCTAACAAATTCAAGTTGACCACAATCCACCCTATATTTCctctgatttttattttcttagctCCATCATTCTTCCGTCCATTATATGATCAAGTTTCTCAACAAAAACTACAATCGTAACACTGATCAAGGTTCTGAgcacaataaattaatttatttgttagaaATTCCTTAATCATCTATTTCTATTAATTTGCttcataaactttttattaaaaaaattgtttagtttaataaaaaaaatatatgtttaattctGCACACAAAAAGGTTTAAGCATATATACAATATTCCAGCTATTAATCTATACTACAAACCAATTTTATAGAATTCTGTAACTATTTAGTTAAAGTTAGATCTAAAACACATgacaaaatatatgttaaaaatcaattcattaaataaattacacACACAGGAAAATTACCCACAGATGTCAGTTCGTgggtaaattatttaatatctacGGAAAAACTGTGAGTAAATTTGTTATTgaataagtaaatttttttttatttggagtCCACAGTTAGTCTAtaggtaaaattaaaaaaatatgtggataaagttaaaaaaatgaaactcaAATTT
It includes:
- the LOC101489545 gene encoding uncharacterized protein isoform X3, producing MKAFTSFSSKPILHNKLGSLSPSVAFRFSDKPFSCFFLPFRNYQKGSIFCLLKLVQNKGIFPFHAVPSEHQEVDLETVEPRVQQSEQTNESNFVRVEFQLQKDCDFGEQFLIVGDDPMLGSWNPLEALPMTWSDGHLWTLELDIPAGKPVQYKFILKGIEGDIIWQPGLDRIIHTWETMNRIIVCEDWENAELQKIIEEDRLFQPNEELQILSEVSTSTEISDNSRDEMEFNVSNISGIEDTQIHEEEKPIVEQVMQQNSDDSTSSSTEKPMAIIAENIGSSEDLMESTTHGTYKRNAVQKSEESADGRQNGYIIHDIEYNGNAAALNNLEGTTVEGSLFDFEGGPVLVPGLIPPTEEGAGSGEVEEEEEEEEEEEEEEKTAIAIDPSIEPFETQVQNIPEFSKDEESEDATQQEITTTINDELISYEEQFHLAPTMEEGSNSHPIHGNALQNDINWGRETVKKFLTKFGLL
- the LOC101489545 gene encoding uncharacterized protein isoform X1 — encoded protein: MKAFTSFSSKPILHNKLGSLSPSVAFRFSDKPFSCFFLPFRNYQKGSIFCLLKLVQNKGIFPFHAVPSEHQEVDLETVEPRVQQSEQTNESNFVRVEFQLQKDCDFGEQFLIVGDDPMLGSWNPLEALPMTWSDGHLWTLELDIPAGKPVQYKFILKGIEGDIIWQPGLDRIIHTWETMNRIIVCEDWENAELQKIIEEDRLFQPNEELQILSEVSTSTEISDNSRDEMEFNVSNISGIEDTQIHEEEKPIVEQVMQQNSDDSTSSSTEKPMAIIAENIGSSEDLMESTTHGTYKRNAVQKSEESADGRQNGYIIHDIEYNGNAAALNNLEGTTVEGSLFDFEGGPVLVPGLIPPTEEGAGSGEVEEEEEEEEEEEEEEKTAIAIDPSIEPFETQVQNIPEFSKDEESEDATQQEITTTINDELISYEEQFHLAPTMEEGSNSHPIHEQLLGETCSLKMIMSYVIVLIFLPKFLLAWKRWIRAQGVSWQ
- the LOC101489545 gene encoding uncharacterized protein isoform X4, whose protein sequence is MKAFTSFSSKPILHNKLGSLSPSVAFRFSDKPFSCFFLPFRNYQKGSIFCLLKLVQNKGIFPFHAVPSEHQEVDLETVEPRVQQSEQTNESNFVRVEFQLQKDCDFGEQFLIVGDDPMLGSWNPLEALPMTWSDGHLWTLELDIPAGKPVQYKFILKGIEGDIIWQPGLDRIIHTWETMNRIIVCEDWENAELQKIIEEDRLFQPNEELQILSEVSTSTEISDNSRDEMEFNVSNISGIEDTQIHEEEKPIVEQVMQQNSDDSTSSSTEKPMAIIAENIGSSEDLMESTTHGTYKRNAVQKSEESADGRQNGYIIHDIEYNGNAAALNNLEGTTVEGSLFDFEGGPVLVPGLIPPTEEGAGSGEVEEEEEEEEEEEEEEKTAIAIDPSIEPFETQVQNIPE
- the LOC101489545 gene encoding uncharacterized protein isoform X2; amino-acid sequence: MKAFTSFSSKPILHNKLGSLSPSVAFRFSDKPFSCFFLPFRNYQKGSIFCLLKLVQNKGIFPFHAVPSEHQEVDLETVEPRVQQNESNFVRVEFQLQKDCDFGEQFLIVGDDPMLGSWNPLEALPMTWSDGHLWTLELDIPAGKPVQYKFILKGIEGDIIWQPGLDRIIHTWETMNRIIVCEDWENAELQKIIEEDRLFQPNEELQILSEVSTSTEISDNSRDEMEFNVSNISGIEDTQIHEEEKPIVEQVMQQNSDDSTSSSTEKPMAIIAENIGSSEDLMESTTHGTYKRNAVQKSEESADGRQNGYIIHDIEYNGNAAALNNLEGTTVEGSLFDFEGGPVLVPGLIPPTEEGAGSGEVEEEEEEEEEEEEEEKTAIAIDPSIEPFETQVQNIPEFSKDEESEDATQQEITTTINDELISYEEQFHLAPTMEEGSNSHPIHEQLLGETCSLKMIMSYVIVLIFLPKFLLAWKRWIRAQGVSWQ